The Ignicoccus hospitalis KIN4/I genome includes the window CCATAGAGGCCAACTTAAAGGGCGGGTGGGATTGCATAAGGTTCGTGAAGAGCGGCGACCCGGTCAGCTTGGGAGAGGCAATGGTAGAGGTCCTAAGGGAGGGCCCCGAGTGCAACTACGAATTGAAGGAAGGCCCGATATCCCGCTTCTGGCTCGAACTTTACAACGAGGAGGCCAAGTAGTCCGCGTACTTGCGGCTGAGGGCCCTTCGGTCGTACTTCTCCTCCGCCAGCCTCCTAGCCCTAGCGCCGGCCTCCGGGCAGACGTCCAAGCACTCCTTCAGCTTCGCCTTCAGCTCTTCAGGGGAGCTCGCGTAAACGCCTATGCCCTCCTCCTCCACCAGCCGCTTCAGCTCCCCCGCGGGAGGCCCGTAGGCGAAGACGCAGAGCCCCAAGGCCATGTAGTCGTACGTCTTGAGGGGTATGGTCATCTCGTAGGTCTTCCCCCTCCAAGGCCTCGGTATGACGCCTATCGAGTACTTACACCCCACCTCCTTCAAGCGCTCGTAAGGCACTCGTCCGACCCCTCCGTACTTCTCCGAGCCTGGGCCCACCAGGGCGAGGTCCAGCTCCATTTCCCTCGCAACGCCTAAGAAGGGCCTCACGGGCAAGTAAGGGTTGGAGAAGTCCGCTATCAGCAAGGCTCCGCGCTCCCTTCTATCCTCGTCGCACTTGAGGGCCTCGGGGTCGGTCCCGTTCTCTATAACAAGAACTTCCTTGCCCGTGAGCCTCTCGTAGTGCTCGGCGATGCTCCGGGTGGTCGCCACCAACAAGTCGCTCCGCCTCAGCTTCCCCAAGTACCGTGCCACGATGGGGGCCGTCGCCAAGCCCTTCAGAAGCCCACCTTCCCTAGCATAGACGTCCCAAGGGTCCCTCAAGTCGCCCACGAGTTTTGTCCCCCTCGCCGCGAAGGCCACGTAGGCCGGGGGCGCGCTGAATAGCACGACCTCGTCGGTAACCTTCTTAGGCCTCAAGTAGGTTAACCTACTCTTCGGTAAGTTTATCTCTTTTACCTCGAAGCCCCTCTCCTCTAAGGCCTCCCTCAAATACCTCATCCTCAAGGCCGGCGGCGAGTCGCGCGAGCTCGCCGAGTAGAGCAGCGTAACTCTCATCGTTGCGACCCCCGCTATACGCAGCGCAGACCTTTTACGGGTAGGTCACGTGAGGCGCGCGTTAGCTTTGCTCGCGTTCGCGACGTTGGCCCTCGCTATAACGAACGACACCATAAAGTTGGGATACCGGGACCTCGTGGACTACTTCGTCGGTGCCCAACGGCCTTGTGGGGGATTTTTTGATTGTGAACCTAACTATTACCGTAGCGACGCGCTCATAGCATATTACCTCGCCCCCGAGGACCCCCTAACGCTCGACGCGGCCGAGGTCTTCGTGAAAAATGTCTTCTTGAAGGAGTACGACCTCTGGTACCTCATGGACCCTAACAACAAGATATACACTTGGTGGCCCTTGTTCAACGCGCTAGCCTTACTAAGCTCAAACATAAGCGATGACCTGGTAGTCGCTGTAGAAAATATAATAAGCAAGAACTTCGGGCCCAGGGGGCTGAGGACTTGCCTCCCGCTCTACTACCAGAACTACTTCGGCTGGGTGCCGTACGACTTAATGTCCACGCTTTTAGCGTTAGCCATCGCAAAGAAGAGCGAAATCGTCGACAAGAACTTAGACTTCCAAAAGCTTAACTCTACCTTAGAGCCGAACTTCTGGAACGTCTTGAAGAAGTACCTAAGAGGGGAGATAAACGCCCGTCTCAGAAAGGACTACGTGGTCGCTTGGTTATCCTTGCTGGCCATGGGTCAAGGCGCGAAGCTTAGGGCCGAGGTGTGTGGCATTCTCAACCAGACGTACTTCAAAAAGGTGTATTACTCATATACCAATCTGACCCCAGTGGACTTCGACGCCCAAGCCACCTCCTTGCTCATCGACGCTTCACTAACTTGTTCTGCCTTCGGACACCTAAACTCCACGTACGCAAGGAAGGTGGCCGAGTGGCTGCTGGAGTCTTACATAATACGTAACGGCGGAGAGTGGCCGCGCAGATTCGAGGCGCTCTCCGCCTTGAGGACTTTGATGGGCTTCCCGTCTTTGAACTTCGAGCTGGTTTCCACGGAAAAGTGGCCTCAGAGGGAGATTGAGGAGCAGCTCCAGAACTCGACCCAGAGCGCAACGGTACCTACAATAATAGAGACAAAGACTGTGCACGAGACAGTGACCTTGAGCTCGTCCACCACCAAGACCATAGAGGTGGGGCTGCCCTTCGGGGGCTTGCTGGGGCTCTTGCCCTTCGGAGTTAGGAGGCTCAGTAGTAGAAGGAAAAGAGGACCTTCATGCTCCGGTAGGCCTTCTCCCAAGTAGCGAGGCACCCGGCCCTTCCAGACGTCAACAGCTCCTTGAGCTGTTCCACCTCTTCTCTCCACCCCTTCGCTTGCTCGCCGAGTGTGACGAGGTTGCCCTCCGCGTTCGGCGAGTAGCGGGAGCAGAGCTCCTCGCACCTCTTCACCCACTGAGCGTAGTCGCCGTAAAACTCGACACGTTTGTAATCATATACTTTAACTCCGACCTTGCCCTCTACGAACACTTCGATCAATTCTTTTTCAACGTCCTTTGGGTTGAGAGAGGTGTAGACTATATTTGCCAACGCCCGTTCGAACGCTATGGAGGAGGACCACAAGTCCGTGTCGTACAGGCTCGCGTTGTCCGGCGGGACGAAGACTGCCGAGCCCTTAAGCGCCTCTCTACCTTCGAAAATCGCTAAAGCGTAATCCACGAAGTGGCAGCCCTCGCCCAAGTACCTCCCGCCCTCCTCCGGCGAGTAGACCCAGTGGTCCTTGGGCAGCTTCCCGGCCGCCACCCGGTATGAAAGGGTGGCCGCTCGGTCGCCCACGACCTCCTTGATGAGCTGCGTTATGGGGGAGCACCTCCTGTTGAAGCCCACGACCACTTCTTTCCCACTCTCCTTCACGAGCTCGTTTATCTCTTCCAGCTGCTCCGGGGTAAGCACCGGGGGCTTCTCGACGTATATCACGGAGGCCTTGGAGTTGAGGAGGGCGTCCTTGAGTATGGGGTAATGTTGGCTGTGGCGGGTAGCTATTATTATTAGGTTTTCCTCCCTCTCCAAGACGTCCTTATAATTTGTGGTCGAGAACTTGAACCCCTTCTTGAGCAAGTCCTTAGCTTTGAGTGGGTCCGTAACGGCCACGCCGTTGAGTTCGAACACCTCCTTAACTATCGGATACAACACGTTCGACGCGAAGCTCCCGAAGCCTATGAACGAAGCGGTGGGCTTGGAGCCCTTCTTCACGACTTGTGCCGGAGCGCCTCCGCTTATCTCGATAAGCGATACTATGCTGCTCTCCTTTAGATACTTTTCATAATCGTAGGAGATGAGCGCGGTCAAGCCGTTTATCTTACCTTCTAAGAGGTCTTGGTAGGCCTTGGGGGCCTCTTCTACCGGGTACACCGCGCCGACCACTCCCTCTAGGTCCACGTACCCCTCGGCGAGCAGCCTCAAGTACTCCTTCATGTTCCTCTCTTCGGTCCAGCGAACGTAGCCTATTGGGTAGTCCACCCCTCCCAGCTCGTATACGGGGTCGTACCTGCCTGGGCCGTAAGAGACAGATATCCTTATCTCGGCGTCCTTCAAGTACATCCTAGTCCGGTCGAACTGCATCGGGAAGGCGCCCAGCACTACCACCTTACCCCTGTGCCTCAGCATGTCTAGGGCTAGGTCAATTAGGCCCGGCTTGTCCGAGGAGGCCGCTATTATCACCGCGTCCGCCCCGAAGCCCTCGGTCAATTCCATTACCTTCTCCACGGGGTTCACCGAGGTGCTGTTGAACGCTAAGACTCCCTTGGACCTCGCCAGCTCCACCCTCTTGTCGTTTATGTCGAAGCCCACTACCTTCAAATTGTAGGACTTCGCTATCTGCGCGGCCAAGTTTCCTATTAGGCCCAAGCCTATTATGGCGACGGAATCCCCTTGGTGGAGTTCTGCCCTCCTAATCCCCTGGAGGGCTATCGCCCCTAAGGCCACAGTCGAGGCCTCCTTCAATCCCAAGCCCTCTGGGATCTTGACCGCGAGCCTCCTCGGGGTCGCGTTGAGCTCCGCGTGGCTGGCGAAGCCCACGCCGGCGATCGCTACGGCGTCGCCCTTATTGACGTCAATTACCCCGCTTCCCTTCCCTATCACGTACCCGCTGGCGCTGTAACCGCTGAACCTCCCCTTTACCGCTACTTCCTTCGCCTTCTGGTAGTACTTAAGTAACTCCTTTAGGCCCCCTTCGCGTATCTTCTGCAAAGCTAAGCGCGCGTAGTAGGGGTTCTCGAGGACCATCCTCACAGGCTTGGGCAAGGGGAGCTTGTCAAGCAACCAGCCCTCTTTGACCTTCTTGGCCCTTAAGGAGGCCAGCTCCGTGCCGGCGCTTATGGCGGAGTACGCGGTAGCGACTAGGACCATGTTGTCCCCGACGCGGGGAGGGGGAACTTCCTCCACCGAAACCTTGGACCCCTTAATTACTACCGCCTTCACTGCCCTCCACCTTCTCCCACTCCTTCATCAAGCGCTTCAACTCTTCTTCGTACCTCTTCTCCAGCTCGGGGAGGGGCACGGGCCTCGGCCTCTTGCTGACGGTGAAGAGCGCCCACAAGACTAAGGCCGCGATCGCGGAGTTGACCAGAGTTAAGTAAACTCTCAAGAAGGTTAGGAAAGGCTCCGGCGGGGTGAGCCACGTCAAGGCTAGCAAGAGCAAGTATATTACGACCGTGGTTGCCATCGCTATTGTCAGCTTGTGAGCCTTCTTCATGATCTGATTTGCCCTTCTCGGCGTGCTTCAAGCGGCCAAAAACTCTTTTGCAAGAGCTTCGGGCTCTATGAAGCACAAGGGGTCCTCGGCCCACGGGTCGCCGAAGATCGCGTAAGCCCTACCTCTGCTGCCGCCGCCGCAGATGTCCTTGTAAGGACAGCGCCCGCACTTGCCCTTGAGGTACTGCCCTACGTTTAAGAAGGGTTCGAGTTGGGGGTTGTCCCTCTTCAGTATTTCCTTCAAGCTCTTCTCCCTGACGTTGCCTAAGGTGACCCAATCTATGAACTGACACGGCTTGACGTCGCCGTTGGGATAGATGCTGACGCTCTTCCTGCCGCAGTCGCCTTGGGCTTGAAGCATCTTGAGGTACTCCTTGAACTCCTCCTCGTCCTTGGCCAGTTTCCTGGCTATGTAAATTCCCATGAAGTTCCCCCTAACTATTAATATTTCAAGCTGGTCCGCGTACTCGCGCGCGAGGTCTATAACCACGTCAGCCATCCACTTGAGCTGCTCCTTAGTTGGGAGCCAGTCCTTTATCTCTTCGCCCCTCCCGATCGTGTCCAGTAAGTAAAACGACACCCTCTTTATCCCGTTCTCGGCGCTCCACTTGACTATGTCGGGAACTTCCTTTACGTTGTACCGAGTTATGGTGGTCCTTATTCCCACGTCCAGACCGGCTTCTACGCTGTTCTTTATCCCCTCTAAGGTAGCCTTGAAAGCCCCGGGGACTCCCCTAAACTTGTCGTGGTAAGCGGGGACTATCGAGTCTATGGAAATGCCGACGTATGAGAAGCCGTAATCCTTCAACCTTCTGGCTACGTCCTTCGTTATGAGAGTTCCATTGGTGCTTAAGGATAGTTTCGGAAATTGTGCCTTAGCCATCGGTTCGATGATCTCCCAAAAGTCCTTCCTAACCAAGGGTTCGCCGCCGGAGAGGATAACCAAAGGTATTCTCATTTCAACCATTTCTTCGCTCAAGCGCTTGGCCTCTTCCGTAGTCAGCTCGCTGGGGTCTTGTTGGGCCTTCGCCCTTATGTAGCAGTGAAGGCAACGTAAGTTACACTGGTAAGTGATGTTCCAGAACACGAGGGGGCGGAAGTAGTCTGTGAACCGGGAGGGCTTCTTCCGGTGGTACTCGCCCTTTATCTTCGTAGAGACCGTTCCCCTCCCGACGACCATAGTAGTTACCGGTATCAAGTCATAAAACCCAAGTCCGCCTCGCGCACTGTCGTTTAAATCTACGCCTTTTGTACCTTGGCCAACACGCCGGCCCAAATTATCGGCAAAAGAACGGTGGCGTCCCCGTAAACAGTGGCGCTCCTCCCCTCGGGCTTCAGCTTGCCCCAAGTTATGGCCTCTCGGGGGCGCGCGCCGCTCAAGCTCCCGTCGTACTCTTGGGCCGTCGTCAAGTAGACTGCATAGTCCAGGCCCCCCTTAAACTGGTTCCACCAGATTACATGGTGTTTACTTATTCCCCCTCCCACGACGAGGGCGGCCGACCTCTTGCTGCTGAAGACCATGTCCGATAGGAGCTTCTCGTCCGCGAGGACGTCCAAGCAGAAGTCCTTCCCTTGTAGCTTGAGCTCCTCTGAGTACGTAAATATTGCCGTACCGAATGCGCCGTCGGTGATGCCAGGCACTATTACCGGGACCTTACGCTCCCACGCCGCCCTCAGTATGGAGTTCTCGTCCGAGAGCCTCTTTCCTACCTCCCATATCAGTTCGTAAGGCGCTACCATAGTCTTTCCCAACTCCCTCAACACGTCCTTCACTAACCTCTCGACGGGGGGTCCGTAGTTCTCAACGGGTATGAACACGTTTCCCAAACGGTGAATGTCGGACTTCGCCAACACGACGTCGTCAGCCTCGAAGTAGCCTTTGTAGTACTTATGCCCCAACGACCTGGCCACGTCGTGGTCTAGGGTGCCGCAAGTGGTAACGACCACGTCGAAGTAGCCGGAGCGCACCATTTGTGCCAACAGCCC containing:
- a CDS encoding glycosyltransferase family protein, translating into MRVTLLYSASSRDSPPALRMRYLREALEERGFEVKEINLPKSRLTYLRPKKVTDEVVLFSAPPAYVAFAARGTKLVGDLRDPWDVYAREGGLLKGLATAPIVARYLGKLRRSDLLVATTRSIAEHYERLTGKEVLVIENGTDPEALKCDEDRRERGALLIADFSNPYLPVRPFLGVAREMELDLALVGPGSEKYGGVGRVPYERLKEVGCKYSIGVIPRPWRGKTYEMTIPLKTYDYMALGLCVFAYGPPAGELKRLVEEEGIGVYASSPEELKAKLKECLDVCPEAGARARRLAEEKYDRRALSRKYADYLASSL
- a CDS encoding bi-domain-containing oxidoreductase, translated to MKAVVIKGSKVSVEEVPPPRVGDNMVLVATAYSAISAGTELASLRAKKVKEGWLLDKLPLPKPVRMVLENPYYARLALQKIREGGLKELLKYYQKAKEVAVKGRFSGYSASGYVIGKGSGVIDVNKGDAVAIAGVGFASHAELNATPRRLAVKIPEGLGLKEASTVALGAIALQGIRRAELHQGDSVAIIGLGLIGNLAAQIAKSYNLKVVGFDINDKRVELARSKGVLAFNSTSVNPVEKVMELTEGFGADAVIIAASSDKPGLIDLALDMLRHRGKVVVLGAFPMQFDRTRMYLKDAEIRISVSYGPGRYDPVYELGGVDYPIGYVRWTEERNMKEYLRLLAEGYVDLEGVVGAVYPVEEAPKAYQDLLEGKINGLTALISYDYEKYLKESSIVSLIEISGGAPAQVVKKGSKPTASFIGFGSFASNVLYPIVKEVFELNGVAVTDPLKAKDLLKKGFKFSTTNYKDVLEREENLIIIATRHSQHYPILKDALLNSKASVIYVEKPPVLTPEQLEEINELVKESGKEVVVGFNRRCSPITQLIKEVVGDRAATLSYRVAAGKLPKDHWVYSPEEGGRYLGEGCHFVDYALAIFEGREALKGSAVFVPPDNASLYDTDLWSSSIAFERALANIVYTSLNPKDVEKELIEVFVEGKVGVKVYDYKRVEFYGDYAQWVKRCEELCSRYSPNAEGNLVTLGEQAKGWREEVEQLKELLTSGRAGCLATWEKAYRSMKVLFSFYY
- a CDS encoding radical SAM/SPASM domain-containing protein, whose translation is MIPVTTMVVGRGTVSTKIKGEYHRKKPSRFTDYFRPLVFWNITYQCNLRCLHCYIRAKAQQDPSELTTEEAKRLSEEMVEMRIPLVILSGGEPLVRKDFWEIIEPMAKAQFPKLSLSTNGTLITKDVARRLKDYGFSYVGISIDSIVPAYHDKFRGVPGAFKATLEGIKNSVEAGLDVGIRTTITRYNVKEVPDIVKWSAENGIKRVSFYLLDTIGRGEEIKDWLPTKEQLKWMADVVIDLAREYADQLEILIVRGNFMGIYIARKLAKDEEEFKEYLKMLQAQGDCGRKSVSIYPNGDVKPCQFIDWVTLGNVREKSLKEILKRDNPQLEPFLNVGQYLKGKCGRCPYKDICGGGSRGRAYAIFGDPWAEDPLCFIEPEALAKEFLAA
- a CDS encoding deoxyhypusine synthase, which encodes MNREDFIKEPVEDIRVSERDTVADLIEKYCKVHGFTAADVCRAVEVLSEGLRNSDLRFLSFTANLVATGLRGLLAQMVRSGYFDVVVTTCGTLDHDVARSLGHKYYKGYFEADDVVLAKSDIHRLGNVFIPVENYGPPVERLVKDVLRELGKTMVAPYELIWEVGKRLSDENSILRAAWERKVPVIVPGITDGAFGTAIFTYSEELKLQGKDFCLDVLADEKLLSDMVFSSKRSAALVVGGGISKHHVIWWNQFKGGLDYAVYLTTAQEYDGSLSGARPREAITWGKLKPEGRSATVYGDATVLLPIIWAGVLAKVQKA